In Acinetobacter sp. TGL-Y2, a genomic segment contains:
- the rlmD gene encoding 23S rRNA (uracil(1939)-C(5))-methyltransferase RlmD gives MKHRASPRPSQLPRYIFKVERLSHEGRGIAHYAEGSDHPSDKHGKKVFIRYALPGETVEAQITHQAKKLEEADSVRLVGEPSPHRIEPICPHFGVCGGCNMQHIQPDEQIRLKQDVLQSHLEHFARIQPEVWLEPLRSTRVDYRHKARIGVRYIPNKDKLIMGFREAQSNRLTDIHTCKILAQDLDEALPELKALLESLKGKADLGHVELAKGDREIALLIRHINKLNKNDVNLLKQFALQKNWQLYLQPQGSDSVHRVDDENAAMRLHYRLDDFQIEFGFKPTDFTQVNPSVNPQMVKLACELLGLQGGERVLDLFCGLGNFSLPLARKVGLDGEVVAVEGSEGMVRRGTENALKNSISNVKFYAQDLTQDFSQHVWAKQGFDALLIDPPRAGAEEIMHYVTNFNAKKIVYVSCNPATLARDAGILVQHGYQLKKAGVMDMFTHTGHVESIALFEKSEC, from the coding sequence TTGAAACATAGAGCATCTCCTCGCCCATCTCAGCTTCCCCGTTATATTTTTAAAGTTGAGAGACTTTCACATGAAGGGCGAGGGATCGCACACTATGCCGAAGGATCTGATCATCCCAGCGATAAGCATGGCAAAAAAGTCTTCATTCGTTATGCTTTACCGGGTGAAACGGTTGAAGCTCAGATTACCCATCAAGCCAAAAAACTCGAAGAAGCAGACAGTGTGCGTTTGGTGGGTGAGCCAAGTCCGCATCGTATTGAGCCGATTTGTCCGCACTTTGGCGTCTGCGGTGGCTGTAATATGCAGCATATTCAACCCGATGAGCAAATCCGCTTAAAACAAGACGTGCTTCAGTCACATTTAGAGCATTTCGCTCGGATTCAGCCTGAGGTCTGGCTTGAGCCCTTACGTTCGACCCGTGTGGATTATCGACATAAAGCTCGGATTGGGGTGCGTTACATTCCCAATAAAGACAAATTAATCATGGGTTTTCGTGAAGCGCAAAGCAATCGTTTAACCGACATTCACACCTGTAAAATTTTAGCGCAAGATTTAGATGAGGCTTTGCCTGAACTCAAGGCATTACTCGAAAGTCTAAAAGGCAAAGCAGACCTAGGTCATGTAGAATTGGCAAAAGGCGATCGTGAGATTGCTTTATTGATCCGCCATATCAATAAATTGAATAAAAATGATGTCAACTTATTAAAGCAATTTGCGTTACAGAAGAACTGGCAGTTGTATTTGCAACCTCAAGGTTCGGACAGTGTGCACCGTGTAGATGATGAAAATGCAGCGATGCGTTTGCATTATCGTTTAGATGATTTTCAAATTGAATTTGGTTTTAAACCCACAGACTTTACTCAGGTCAATCCGAGTGTCAATCCACAGATGGTGAAACTGGCATGTGAATTGCTAGGTTTGCAAGGTGGAGAACGAGTGTTAGATCTGTTCTGTGGGTTAGGTAATTTTTCTTTGCCTTTGGCGCGTAAAGTAGGCTTGGACGGTGAAGTCGTCGCGGTAGAAGGAAGCGAGGGGATGGTACGACGTGGTACAGAAAATGCACTGAAAAATAGCATATCCAATGTTAAATTTTACGCGCAAGATTTAACTCAGGATTTTTCGCAACATGTATGGGCAAAGCAAGGTTTTGATGCACTATTAATTGATCCGCCACGCGCAGGAGCTGAAGAAATCATGCACTATGTGACTAATTTTAATGCCAAAAAAATCGTTTATGTGTCATGTAACCCTGCTACATTAGCCCGTGATGCTGGAATTTTAGTCCAACATGGATACCAACTCAAAAAAGCAGGCGTCATGGATATGTTTACCCATACAGGACATGTCGAGTCGATTGCTTTATTTGAAAAAAGCGAATGCTAA